The window TCACGGCGTTCGAAGGCAGATTTGTTACAACAGCAAGAAATGCCTCTTTGTCCACATGAGTTTCGTCGAAATCCAGCTTCGCGGTCGTTTCGAGTCTTTTGGTTTTTGCCATATCTAGGATGCAGGCTACGGCACCTTCCACGTCTTTCTTTTTTACAACGTCCGATTTCCCAATCGAGATGTTTAAAATCCTATCGATTTCCTTCAGTGTGTTGAAACATGTCCGCACCATGTTTATGGTGATGTTTGAGGTTTCAGGATACCTGGGTTTCGGAAGCTGAGCGCTTACGTATATCGTGTTTATTAGATTTTTGAGATCGTGCACCAGGTTTTTCACGAGCACGATGTACACCTTGTGGAGCTTTCTTTTTTCCTCCAGAAAAGAAAAGTACCTTTCGATGAAACTAAAAGGAGATTCTTTAAGAGGTACCAGGTAAGGTGGGATGTTTTTTGAGAAAAAAGAGCTGGGGAGAGATCTCAGTTTCTCTTTGTCTTCTTCTCTAAGAACGTCCGCCATGATTCTTGTGAGATCTTTTGAGAGGTTTTCTATCTCTTTTCTTGGAATCTCAACGTGCGCTTTGATAAAGTACCGCGCCAGAAGCAGACTTTTGGCGGCAACAGGATAGAGGCAAATCTCCCTGAAGAGATAAAAGAGGATAGATGAGGCTGAGTAGAGAAGGACACTTACCAGCAGGAAGGGTGAAAGTTGCCCCAAAAAGAGTGTGATCAAAGAAAGAATAAGGAAGACTGCTTCCAGGTAGGAAGGAATACCGAATCTGAGGAGC is drawn from Thermotoga sp. and contains these coding sequences:
- a CDS encoding sensor histidine kinase; protein product: MLLRFGIPSYLEAVFLILSLITLFLGQLSPFLLVSVLLYSASSILFYLFREICLYPVAAKSLLLARYFIKAHVEIPRKEIENLSKDLTRIMADVLREEDKEKLRSLPSSFFSKNIPPYLVPLKESPFSFIERYFSFLEEKRKLHKVYIVLVKNLVHDLKNLINTIYVSAQLPKPRYPETSNITINMVRTCFNTLKEIDRILNISIGKSDVVKKKDVEGAVACILDMAKTKRLETTAKLDFDETHVDKEAFLAVVTNLPSNAVKFTSSERILPEVKKKDDRIFLMVSNPELGLKTQSGFELLSVKKLMDYLGGTLALIEKEGTTFKVVIPARRDDDDSADSGG